Sequence from the Herbaspirillum sp. meg3 genome:
TCTTCTTGCCGGTCACATTGCACAGGATATCGCCGACAAACACCGCTGCAATCATGATCACGATACAGCCGATCGATTCCAGCGGCGCCACCTTATAGGCGATCCAGTTGGCGATGATGGTCAGCACACCCGCGAACACCCAGGCGCCAATGCGGCCGGCCATGTTCAGATCCGCCACTTCCACATGCGTTTGCGTGTGCAAATCATCCGACGCTGTGCTCGACGACGAGGTCGTGCGGCCGATAATCGGTTCCAGCACACGATAGCCCCACACCGCCAGCGGCAGCGAGATGAACAACGTGAAGTAAGTCCCGATGGTGGTCGTGATCAGATTGCTGGCAGCAGCAAACGTTGCAACATCCTTGGCGACTTCAGGCGTTTGCTGTGCGGCGATGGCGCCTGCCGCAGCGGCCATCATGCTGCCTGAGCCGACACCCGCACCCATTGCCAGCGCGACCGGATGGAAGATGTTGAGACTGGTGATGAAGCCCGCAAAGATGGCAATGAAGACCGCGCCGAACAAGGTGCCGGTAATGTATTCCGCCAGCACGCCGCGTCCTTCCGGTGAATTCATGCCATAGCGTTCGCCGATGATGGCGAGGCTGGGTTCACGTCCCACAGAAAACGTCGCGCCGATCGCTTCACGCTTGATGCCCAGCAGCAGCGCCAAAGGCAGACCGATAACGATGGTGCCGACAAAATGGCCGAACTCCTGAAATACCAGCGCCCAACCGGCGCCGATGATCTTCGGCAGCGAACTGCCGACCATCAGGCCCAGCTTGGCGACGAACAGCAGCAAAGCCGGCTGCAGGATGGCTGCTGCGCGGAACTGCAAAGGCTGACTCAGGGAGAGCGGTCCCGGCATCTTCGATTGCAGGCTGCCGATCACGGCGCCCATGATCAAGGCCCAGACCATCGGCAGGAGCACGACCTTTCCGGGGCCGACCTTGAAGGTGACCGAGCCGATCAGCTCTGCAACGACAAGAATCACGACGGCAAAAACGTAGAGCTTCCAGGTTTGCAGCCCGGGCTGCGTAAGATGTGATGGTGTAGCGGTTGTGGTTGGTGCTGCTTGCATTTTCTTCCTCCGGATTTGCATCCTGCATGAGGTCTGTCAACAAGCCGTCATGCCACTGCGCGGCATGCGGCCCTCCCTTTTTTCACTCCCTGTACAACAATAAATTCAACGGCCTTCAACACGCTTCACCGTTGCCCCGGCACCAATCATGCCCTGTGACGGCCCGCATCGCAATTGAAAAGCAAACGTTCTCATGCGATGGGAGACATCACCTCCCTGCAGCCTCTTGTCGATGCCAATCAAACGTAACCAAAGGTAGCCGCCGGCGAAGCAGCCGTCTCGACCCACACACTCTTGGTTTGCGTGTACTCGTACAAAGCTTCGACACCGCTGGATCGGCCGTAGCCACTTTGTCCGTAACCACCAAAAGGTGAAGTCACGTTGATCGTCTTGTAGCCGTTGATCCAGAAGGTGCCTGCATTGACGCTGGCCGCGACGCGATGCGCACGCGCCACGTCGTTGGTCCACACGGCCCCGGCCAGGCCGAACTCGCTGTCATTGGCAATGCGCACCGCTTCTTCTTCGGTATCAAAAGGAATCACCACCACAACCGGCCCGAAGATTTCCTTGCGCGCCACGTCCATGTCGTTGCTGACATCGGCCAGTACGGTCGGCCTGACAAAAAATCCCGGCTCCGAAAAATCCTGCACTGCCGTCGCCAACTTGGCGCCGTTGCGCAGGCCTTCAGCAATCATGCTGCGCACGTGCTCGTACTGCTTCTGATTGGAAATCGGGCCGACCTCAGTTTGCGCATCACCCGGTTGACCAACCTTGATCTTGCTCGCACCGGTCGCCAGCATGTCAACGAATTCGCGATACACCGAACGCTGCACCAACAAGCGCGAACCGGCGACGCAACTCTGTCCGGCCGATGAAAAAATCGCAGCCTGGGCGCCCAGGCAAGCGCGCTTGAGATCGGCATCTTCGAACACGATATTGGCCGACTTGCCGCCCAGCTCCAGTACGCAAGGCAGCAAGCGGCGTGCAGCCGACTCGGCGATTTTTTTGCCGGTTTGTGGCGAACCGACGAACACCGCTTTCTTGACCACTGGATGATCGATCGCAGCCTGTCCCACAGTGTGACCATAACCGGCCAGTACGTTGATGAGTCCCTTGGGCACGCCGGCTTGCTCAGCCAAGGCTGCGACCGCCAACGAAGTAAAGGGTGTCAGTTCGGAAGGCTTCAACAAAACCGCGTTGCCCATCGCAATCGCGGGCGCCACCTGCCAGCCGCAGGTAAAAATCGGCGCGTTCCACGGCGTGATCTGCAGCACGGCACCGACCGGCTCGCGGCGTGTGTAGTTGAGATGCGAACTCGGCACAGGAATCACGTCGCCGTAAAACTTGTCGGCCCAGCCGGCGTAATACTCAAACATCTCGGCGACCTTGGCCACTTCGCCACGGCAATCGCGGATCGGCTTGCCGGCGCTGAGCGACTCCAGCTGCGCCAGCGCTTCGGTGTTGTCGCGGATTTTCTGGCCGATGGCAAACACGATGCGCCCACGCGCGGCGTGGGTCAGCTTCCACCATTCCGCCTGCGCGGCGACAGCGGCATCGGCCGCCAGTTGCACCACGCGTGCATCGGCGTCGCGGTAACTTAATGTGGCCTGGCCGGTCGCCGGATTCTGCAAGACGATGGATTCGCCTTCACCCTGCACCAGCTTGCCGCCGACATAGGAACCGACAAAGGCCGTACCCGGAAAGAACGGCGCAAACGCCGCCAGTAATTGTTCTGCTTCATTGGATTTCATGGAATGCTCCCGATGCGGTTCAGTAAATTATTTTTCGATGAATTGGACGATGCGGTTGAAGTCTTCGCCATCAGCCACGGTCTTGTCGCTGGCTGCCCACAGGCGTCCGACTTCACCTGCCAGCGGCGCAGAGGTTCCCAATTCGGAGAGCAAACCCATCGCCAGGCGCAAATCCTTGCGCATGAGTTTCATGGTGAAGCCGGAGTTGAACGCGTCGTTGAAAATCCAGGTCGGATAATTGACTTGCGTGACACCGCTGCGCCCCGAGCCTGCGTTGATGCCTTCGAAGATTTGTTGCGGATCGAGTCCGGCTGCCTCGGCAATGCGTGCCGCCTCACCGGCGACGATCAGGTGTGCGCCACACATCAGGTTGTTGAGCAGCTTGGTGACGTGGCCTGCGCCGACCGGGCCGACATGCACGCGCTTGGCGCTCATGGCTTCCAGCACCGGCGTGACAGCTGCGACGTCGTCGGCCGCGCCGCCCAGCACCATCGTCATGGTGCCCGTCGCCGCACCCTTGGGGCCGCCACTGACCGGCGCATCAATAAATCGCACACCCTTTTCCGCAAGCGCTGCCGCCACTTTGCGTGTGCTGTTGGGGTCAGCGGTTGTCGTGTCGACTACCAGCAGCCCGGCTTTGGCGCCAGCCAGCAAACCCTCGGCGCCAAACACTACGGCCTCGACCACGTCCGACGTCGGCAGCGACAGAATCAATACATCCACCGCATCCGCCAACGCCGCCACCGAAGCAAACACTGTCACGCCTTCGCGCGCAATGCTCTCTGTCGCTGCAGCCGACGGATCGTAGCCCGATACCGTAAAGCCGCCGCGTTGCAATGACAGCGCCATACCGCGCCCCATATTGCCCAAACCCGCCACACCAATGTGTTTCATGCTGCTCCTCGCTGGAAAAAATCTGACAGGTCCAGTGTGCAAGCAGCGCAAGTGAGCGTCAATTACATCGAAAAGCAAACATTGTTCTATTTAAGAGAACACTGGAAAAACATAAGACTGAGGCAGCTCAAAGGACGGCTTCAGCTCGTAACTTGAAACGCCTGCATCAGCGAACTGGCATAGGAGACAAAGCGATTGGCCGCCACCGAGAGCTTGCGTCCGACTCGGGTGACAAGATGCACTTCGGCCAAGGTCAACACGTCGTCATCGAGGGGAATCGCAAACAGCTCGCCCGCAGCGAGTTCGGTCGACACCGCAAAACGCGGCAACAAGGTGACGCCCAGGCCGGATTTGACGAAGTGCTTCAGCACATTGATGGAATTGGTGGTGAGCGTCGGATTGAGTTTGATCTTGGCGGCATACTCGGCCAGCGCCAGCAATTGCCGCGTGCCGTAGGAAGAGTGCATGAGACCGATCGGATATTCGCTGAGCTCCTGCAAGGTGCAGGATTTGCTGTTGCGCAGTGGTGATCCGGCACTGACAACCGCCAGCATGGGTTGCCGCTGCACCGCGCGCGAGACAATTTTTGGGTCGGTCGGCGGGTTAT
This genomic interval carries:
- a CDS encoding NAD(P)-dependent oxidoreductase; translated protein: MKHIGVAGLGNMGRGMALSLQRGGFTVSGYDPSAAATESIAREGVTVFASVAALADAVDVLILSLPTSDVVEAVVFGAEGLLAGAKAGLLVVDTTTADPNSTRKVAAALAEKGVRFIDAPVSGGPKGAATGTMTMVLGGAADDVAAVTPVLEAMSAKRVHVGPVGAGHVTKLLNNLMCGAHLIVAGEAARIAEAAGLDPQQIFEGINAGSGRSGVTQVNYPTWIFNDAFNSGFTMKLMRKDLRLAMGLLSELGTSAPLAGEVGRLWAASDKTVADGEDFNRIVQFIEK
- a CDS encoding DUF3100 domain-containing protein, whose protein sequence is MQAAPTTTATPSHLTQPGLQTWKLYVFAVVILVVAELIGSVTFKVGPGKVVLLPMVWALIMGAVIGSLQSKMPGPLSLSQPLQFRAAAILQPALLLFVAKLGLMVGSSLPKIIGAGWALVFQEFGHFVGTIVIGLPLALLLGIKREAIGATFSVGREPSLAIIGERYGMNSPEGRGVLAEYITGTLFGAVFIAIFAGFITSLNIFHPVALAMGAGVGSGSMMAAAAGAIAAQQTPEVAKDVATFAAASNLITTTIGTYFTLFISLPLAVWGYRVLEPIIGRTTSSSSTASDDLHTQTHVEVADLNMAGRIGAWVFAGVLTIIANWIAYKVAPLESIGCIVIMIAAVFVGDILCNVTGKKIPAVCWVTLVAMFLTSPVCPWADAIVAITGKINFLAVITPMLTFAGLSIAKDIPAFRKLGWRIVLVSFAANAGTFIGATLIAEFFH
- a CDS encoding LysR family transcriptional regulator: MKKLSEQRLVYFFEAVQCGSVRAAADKLDIAPSAVSRQIALLEQEVAIPVMERHRRGVVPTEAGQLLIDYYREQGAHQADLLSKLQGLRGLKRGHVSIVIGEGFVSDFMSQPMVYFCERHPQISVSLDLAGTNDVLRLVAEDIAEIGLVYNPPTDPKIVSRAVQRQPMLAVVSAGSPLRNSKSCTLQELSEYPIGLMHSSYGTRQLLALAEYAAKIKLNPTLTTNSINVLKHFVKSGLGVTLLPRFAVSTELAAGELFAIPLDDDVLTLAEVHLVTRVGRKLSVAANRFVSYASSLMQAFQVTS
- a CDS encoding aldehyde dehydrogenase family protein, which translates into the protein MKSNEAEQLLAAFAPFFPGTAFVGSYVGGKLVQGEGESIVLQNPATGQATLSYRDADARVVQLAADAAVAAQAEWWKLTHAARGRIVFAIGQKIRDNTEALAQLESLSAGKPIRDCRGEVAKVAEMFEYYAGWADKFYGDVIPVPSSHLNYTRREPVGAVLQITPWNAPIFTCGWQVAPAIAMGNAVLLKPSELTPFTSLAVAALAEQAGVPKGLINVLAGYGHTVGQAAIDHPVVKKAVFVGSPQTGKKIAESAARRLLPCVLELGGKSANIVFEDADLKRACLGAQAAIFSSAGQSCVAGSRLLVQRSVYREFVDMLATGASKIKVGQPGDAQTEVGPISNQKQYEHVRSMIAEGLRNGAKLATAVQDFSEPGFFVRPTVLADVSNDMDVARKEIFGPVVVVIPFDTEEEAVRIANDSEFGLAGAVWTNDVARAHRVAASVNAGTFWINGYKTINVTSPFGGYGQSGYGRSSGVEALYEYTQTKSVWVETAASPAATFGYV